Genomic window (Propionibacteriaceae bacterium ZF39):
GAGCCTGAGGAAGAACCCGAGCCCGAGCCCGAGCCGGAACCCCAGAAGGCCGAGTCGAAGCCCGCAGCGAAGCGCTCCTCCGGCCCCGCCGAGGGCACCGAGGTCACGCTGCCCCAGCTCGGTGAGTCCGTCACCGAAGGAACCGTCTCGCGCTGGCTGAAGCAGGTCGGCGACACCATCGAGGTCGACGAAGCCCTGGTGGAGATCTCGACCAACAAGGTCGACACGGAGGTGCCGTCCCCGGTCGCCGGCACGGTCCTCGAGATCCGCGCCGAGGAGGACGAGAGCGTCGAGGTCGGCGCAGTGCTCGCGATCGTGGGCGATGCCGATGCCCAGCCGAGCGACGACTCCGCCCCCGATGAGGAGCCTGCCGAGGAAGCGTCCCAGGCCGAGCCCGACGACAGCGGAGATACCGGCGACGCCGGCACCGTGGAGGAGCCGGAAGACCAGACCGAGGCCGGCGACGAGGGTGGCCAGAAGCCGATTCCCGCACCCAAGGGTGACGAATCCGAATCGGCCGAGAAGCCTAAGGCCGAGCCCAAGCAGGAAGCCCCCAAGCCCGCCGCCCAGACGGCGCCGCCGTCCAGCAACAAGGTCGCCCCCCGCGGCAGTGGTGACACGAGCGCCTATGTGACCCCGCTCGTCCGCAAGCTGGCCGCCGAAAGCGGCGTCGATCTCGCCTCCCTGACCGGCACGGGCGTCGGTGGTCGGATCCGCAAGCAGGATGTCCTGGCCGCCGCCGAGGCCGCCAAGCAGGCGAAGGCCGCACCGGCCGCTGCCCCGGGCGTTTCGGCCAAGCCGCCGGCTCGCACCAAGTCCGACCCCGCGGCCGAGGTCCTGGCCAAGCGCGGCACGACCGAGAAGCTCTCGCGGATGCGACTCACGATCGCCAAGCGCATGGTCGAGTCCCTCCAAGTCTCGGCCCAGCTCACCGCCACGGTGGAGGTCGACCTGACGGGCGTGTCCCGTCTGCGGGCGGCCCACAAGGACGCGTTCAAGGCCACGCACGGCGCGAGCCTGTCCTACCTGCCGTTCATCACGGTGGCCGCGGTCGAGGCACTCCGCCACTTCCCGAAGGTCAACGCGACGATCGACACCGAGGCCAAGACGGCGACCTATGCCGATGCCGAACACATCGGCATCGCCGTCGACACCGAACGCGGTCTGATGGTGCCGGTCATCCACGACGCCGGCGACCTCAACCTCTCCGGCCTGGCCAAGCGGATCGCCGAGCAGGCCGACAAGGCCCGCAGCGGCACGGTCGTCCCGGATGATCTCGTGGGTGGCACGTTCACGATCACCAACTACGGCTCGACCGGGACGCTGTTCGACACCCCGATCATCAACCAGCCGCAGGTGGCGATCCTGGGCACGGGCGCGCTGGTGAAGCGCCCGCTCGTGATCAACGATCCCAACCTGGGCGAGGTCATGGCCATCCGCGATGTCATGTATCTCTCGCTCACCTATGATCACCGGCTCGTCGACGGCGCCGACGCATCGCGGTTCCTGGCGGCGATGAAGGAGCGTCTGGAAGAGGCCGACTTCTCGGCCGAGCTGGGCTGAGCCCGATCCGGTACGCCGGGACGCCCTGTGGTTGCGACCGCAGGGCGTCCTGCGTTTTCCGGGCGTATGATCGCGCGCATGTCCCTCCACTATCGCTGGCTCGGTCTCGTCGACTATTCCGAAACCTGGGATCTCCAGCGTGAACTGCACGCCGGGGTGGTCGCGGGCGGGCAGGAGACGGTGCTGATGCTGGAGCATCACGCGGTCTACACGGCGGGCCGGCGTACGCAGCCGGAACACCACCCCACCGACGGCACCCCGGTCATCCCGGTCGACCGCGGCGGCCTGATCACGTGGCACGGCCCGGGCCAGCTCGTCGGCTATCCCATCGTGCGGCTGCCCGATCATGTGGGGGTCGTCGACTACATCCGCCGCGTCGAGGAGGCGCTGATCCGTTACCTCACCGACCTGGGCCTGACCACCGGCCGCGTACGCGGTCGCGCCGGGGTCTGGTTGTCCGCCGAGCCCGGGAAGCCGGAGCGCAAGATCGCCCAGATCGGCGTACGCGTGGCCCACAAGGCCTCGATGCACGGGTTCTCGCTCAACGTCTCCCCCGACATGAGCTGGACGCAGACGATCGTGCCGTGCGGCATCACCGATGCCGGCGTCACCTCGATCGCGCTCGAGCTCGGCGACAAGGCACCCACCGTGCGGGAGGCCGCCGAGGGCATGGAGCGCCACCTCGACGAGCTGCTGGCCTGGGAGCCGTTCGAGCAGTCCCCCGACCTGCACCCCACGGCCGAGGAGCCGGTCCCGGCTGTCGGCGTGCAGTATGGCCTGAACGTCGGATAGTCCGGCCCGCCGGCCCATCCGAACGACCTCTTCGAGGAAATACCTTCAGGGACAGAACTGATTCGCCCCTGAAAGCGTCGGAGTGGTCATGGACGACACCCCCTGGGCCATCGAGATCGACGGCCTCACCAAACGATTCGAGCGGCTCGCCGGACCGCCCCGCCTCGCGGTGGACAATCTGACCATGCGGGTGCCCCGGGTGGGCGTGCACGGCTTCCTCGGGCCCAACGGCTCCGGCAAGTCGACGACCATCCGGCTGTTGCTGGGACTGGTCCGGCCGTCGGCGGGCACGATGAGGATCCTGGGTACGCCGGTCCCGGCGCAACTGCCGCAGGTCATCGGTCGCGTGGGGGCGATCGTTGAGCGGCCCCGCTTCTTCGGCGAGTTCAGTGCCCGCAAGAACCTGCGCCTGCTCGCGACGTCGATCGGGGTCCCGGGGCGGGTCGTCGAGGAGGTCATCGACCTCGTCGGACTGAGCGACCGGGCGACCGACCGCTATGCGACGTTCTCTCTCGGCATGCAGCAGCGGTTGGCCGTCGCGGCGACGCTGTTGAAGGACCCGCAGGTGGTCATCTTCGATGAGCCGACCAATGGCCTCGACCCGGCCGGGATCCGGGAGATGCGGGAGATGATCCGTACGCTGGCCGACCGCGGCAAGGCTGTCCTGGTGTCCAGCCACCTGATCGGTGAACTCGAGCAGGTCGTGGATTCGGTCACCATCATCCGCGGCGGTCGTCGACTGGCCGAGGGCATGATCGACGAGGTTCTCGGTCGGCGCACGATCCTGCGGGTCGGCGTGGCCGAGCCCGCCCGGGCGGCCGGCGTACTCCGGGCCAACGGCTGGGCAGTCGACGAACGCCCGCGCCACCTGGAAGTCACCGGCGACTGGCCGGCCGAACTCGTCACGCGCCAACTGGCCGACGTCGGCCTTTGGGTCAGCGAGCTCCACGTCGCCCGGGCCTCGCTCGAGCAGCGCTTCCTCGAACTGACCGCTCTCCCCGAACCGGCCTATCCCCTGCGGAGGATCGCATGATCACCCTCGTTGCTCCTGAACTCGAGCGCTATCTCACCCGTCGGCCCACCTGGATCGGCGCTGTGGTCGCAGTCGTCGTGTGGGGCGCCATCTCGCTCATGCTCGGGGTCGAGGCCCTGGATGCCCGTTATCCGGTGGGACTCGCCGCTTATGGTCCCGGCCTGATCATCGTGGCGACGGCCGTCGTCGGGGCCTGGGGCTACTTCACGGCCGCGTCCGCGATCGGGTCCGAGCAGGCCTCCGGCGCCCTCGGCACCTGGCTCACCTTCAACCCCACTCGCGGTCGGGTCTATGCCACCAAGCTCATCGCCGTGACGGTGCCGACCCTGGTTCTGGCACTCGTCGCGACCACGCTTGCCACCGGTTGGGCATTGATCCTGAGCGATCGCCAGGAGCCGGGAGAGCTCGGCGACCTGATGCTCATGGCTGTCAGGGGCGTGCTCGTGGCCGGCAGCTTCGCCGTGTTGGGATTCGTCTTCGCGCTGATCGGCCGGAGTACGCTCAGCGCGCTCGGCGTGCTGGTCGGCTGGCTGGTGCTGGTGGCGATGCAGGCGTTCTTTGCCCTGGCCCTCGGCCACGGGTGGGAGTGGGTGGGACTCGAACGCGTGATCGGCGAGTTCCTGTTCAACAACGAAAGCTGGGTCTCGCACGGCCTGGGGATCGATTACGCGGTGGTCGTGGCGAATGGATTCCTGTGGTTCGGACTGGTGGCTGCGCTGGTGGCGGTCGCCGCTGCCGTGTTCGCCCGCCGCGATCTTCACTGACACTCCGTGATTCTGCGGTTGGGGCGCCCTGAGCGGCCGTCCCTCGGCGGCGGGCAGGGCGTACGATGGCCCGGTGACTGTTTCCCCTGAAGGCCGCAAGCTCCTGCGCGTCGAGGTTCGCAATGCCGCGACCCCGATCGAAAAGAAGCCGTCGTGGATCAAGACCACGGCGAAGATGGGTCCTGAATATCGGGACCTCAAGCGCCTCGTGAACGACGAGAGCCTCCACACGGTGTGTCAGGAGGCCGGTTGTCCCAACATCTTCGAATGCTGGGAAGACCGCGAGGCGACGTTCCTCATCGGTGGCGATTCCTGCACGCGACGGTGCGACTTCTGCCAGATCGAGTCGAAGAAGCCGACCGAATACGACACGACCGAGCCCCTGCGCGTCGCGGAGTCGGTGCAGAAGATGGGGCTGAAGTACGCCACGATCACCGGCGTCTGTCGCGACGACCTGCCGGACGAGGGTGCGTGGCTGTACGCCGAGACCATCCGTAAGGTCCACGAACTCAACCCGGGTGTCGGCGTCGAGATGCTCGCACCCGACTTCTCCGGCAAGAAGGAGTTCCTCGACCAGGTCTTCGACACCCGGCCCGAGGTGTTCGCCCACAACGTCGAGACCGTGCCGCGCATCTTCAAGCGCATCCGCCCGGGCTTCCGTTATGACCGTTCCCTCCAGGTCCTGACCGACTCGCGCGCGGCCGGGCTGGTCACCAAGACCAACCTGATCCTCGGCATGGGTGAGACCCGTGAGGAGATCGAGGTCGCGCTGCGCGAGCTCTATGACGCCGGCGCCGAGATCATCACGATCACGCAATATCTCCGGCCGACGCCGCAGCACCACCCCATCGACCGGTGGGTCACCCCGCAGGAGTTCGAGGAGCTCGCGA
Coding sequences:
- the sucB gene encoding 2-oxoglutarate dehydrogenase, E2 component, dihydrolipoamide succinyltransferase, with amino-acid sequence MPTSVTLPALGESVTEGTISRWLKQVGDTVAADEPLLEVSTDKVDTEIPSPAAGVLLEIKAEEDETVEVGAVLAIIGDEGEEPSGGDDAEEPEAEAEAEAEPEPEEEPEPEPEEEPEPEPEPEPQKAESKPAAKRSSGPAEGTEVTLPQLGESVTEGTVSRWLKQVGDTIEVDEALVEISTNKVDTEVPSPVAGTVLEIRAEEDESVEVGAVLAIVGDADAQPSDDSAPDEEPAEEASQAEPDDSGDTGDAGTVEEPEDQTEAGDEGGQKPIPAPKGDESESAEKPKAEPKQEAPKPAAQTAPPSSNKVAPRGSGDTSAYVTPLVRKLAAESGVDLASLTGTGVGGRIRKQDVLAAAEAAKQAKAAPAAAPGVSAKPPARTKSDPAAEVLAKRGTTEKLSRMRLTIAKRMVESLQVSAQLTATVEVDLTGVSRLRAAHKDAFKATHGASLSYLPFITVAAVEALRHFPKVNATIDTEAKTATYADAEHIGIAVDTERGLMVPVIHDAGDLNLSGLAKRIAEQADKARSGTVVPDDLVGGTFTITNYGSTGTLFDTPIINQPQVAILGTGALVKRPLVINDPNLGEVMAIRDVMYLSLTYDHRLVDGADASRFLAAMKERLEEADFSAELG
- the lipB gene encoding lipoyl(octanoyl) transferase LipB, whose product is MSLHYRWLGLVDYSETWDLQRELHAGVVAGGQETVLMLEHHAVYTAGRRTQPEHHPTDGTPVIPVDRGGLITWHGPGQLVGYPIVRLPDHVGVVDYIRRVEEALIRYLTDLGLTTGRVRGRAGVWLSAEPGKPERKIAQIGVRVAHKASMHGFSLNVSPDMSWTQTIVPCGITDAGVTSIALELGDKAPTVREAAEGMERHLDELLAWEPFEQSPDLHPTAEEPVPAVGVQYGLNVG
- a CDS encoding ATP-binding cassette domain-containing protein, with the translated sequence MDDTPWAIEIDGLTKRFERLAGPPRLAVDNLTMRVPRVGVHGFLGPNGSGKSTTIRLLLGLVRPSAGTMRILGTPVPAQLPQVIGRVGAIVERPRFFGEFSARKNLRLLATSIGVPGRVVEEVIDLVGLSDRATDRYATFSLGMQQRLAVAATLLKDPQVVIFDEPTNGLDPAGIREMREMIRTLADRGKAVLVSSHLIGELEQVVDSVTIIRGGRRLAEGMIDEVLGRRTILRVGVAEPARAAGVLRANGWAVDERPRHLEVTGDWPAELVTRQLADVGLWVSELHVARASLEQRFLELTALPEPAYPLRRIA
- the lipA gene encoding lipoyl synthase, whose protein sequence is MTVSPEGRKLLRVEVRNAATPIEKKPSWIKTTAKMGPEYRDLKRLVNDESLHTVCQEAGCPNIFECWEDREATFLIGGDSCTRRCDFCQIESKKPTEYDTTEPLRVAESVQKMGLKYATITGVCRDDLPDEGAWLYAETIRKVHELNPGVGVEMLAPDFSGKKEFLDQVFDTRPEVFAHNVETVPRIFKRIRPGFRYDRSLQVLTDSRAAGLVTKTNLILGMGETREEIEVALRELYDAGAEIITITQYLRPTPQHHPIDRWVTPQEFEELATLAKEIGYPGVMSGPLVRSSYRAGRLYREAMAAREATPAQA